The genomic segment ACGAGAGCACATTGGGGCCGTCTTCGAAAGAAACATTGGCCCCTGTGATACTGGCATTGCAATTGGAGACGGCAATGGAGAATTGTGTTTCGCCAGCTTGGTCATAAAGCGTGGCCAAACTGGACACAGGCACAGTAGGCAAGATCACCGTGAAGTTCGCTGGTGCTGTGATGGTGCATGTCTCGGTTTTCAAGTTGCCACCGAAGGTGATGGTGCCATCCGACGCGCTGGCTGCCAGCGGCGCAAGTGCAGTGGCCAGGGTCAAGGCCCAAATTTTTGTGTTCATGGAGTGTCTCGCTGGGGTGAGAGGTTTCGGTGCAGGGCGCATCGCGGCGCCCCATGGGTCTAACGGGGCGCCGGGCTTGATCAGTTGTAGACGACTGAATAAGTCAGCGTGGAAGAGACTGTTCCCGCCGTGCTGACGCCTGTGGCGAAGTAGCGCACCGCGTATTCCAATACGGCGCCGCCAGAAACAATGTTGTCGGCCTGCAGCGTGTATTGAGGTTCGCTGTAAGGTTTGCTCAGGTTGATCGCTGCACCAGAAGCGGTGAGCAATTGGAGGTCTACGTTGGCGGCCGTACCAGTGCTCTTCAAGCGGCCAGTGCTGGAATCCACATTGGGGCCCGCTTCAAAATATGCGTTGGCATCGGTCAGCCCAACATTGCATCCGGTGATGGCGATCACAAAGCGGGTGGTGCCAGCTGTATCGTTGGCTTGGGCCAGTGTGCTGGTGCTCACGGTGGGCAAGGTTACCGTGAAGGTGGGTGTTCCAATGGTGCAAGTGACTGCTGACACGGCACCCGTGAATGTGATGGTGCCGTCCGAAGCGCTGGCGACCATGGGGGACAAAGCAGCGGCGGCAGTGGCCAAGGCCAAAAGTTTGTGTTTCATGTGGTTCCTTTTGAGGTTCGTGGGTTTTGTCTTTTTTTGCTCGTGCAGACTGGCAAAAGCATCTTCATTATTTGGATTTCAAGGGCCTTTGGAATCACCAAAATGAATGGTTTTCAAGGCTGAAATAGCGCAAACAAGCCATTGAGGCTGACTGTTTTGAGGGGTGTGCGTCACAGCGGCCATGGGCCTGCGCGGGCCGATGGCAAAGGCGTGGTGGTGGCGATGGCCCGCGAGGGCGGCGGGCAGCAGGTGGCGGGCGGCGGGCACTGCGGCCTGCGCCGCAAAACATCAAGGGATCAAGGCGCGCTGATGAGCGGCATCTGGATGTGGATGCAGGTGCCTTGGGACACGGGTTTGGCGGTGTAAATGGCGCCGCTTTGCAGGGTGCGCAAGGCAATGCCTTGCAGTCCGCGACCGCCCTGGGTGGTGGATGGCCCAGGGGCCTGCACATTGATGTGGGGTGGGAGGCCAATGCCGTTGTCGGTGACCATCAACTCAATCATGAGGTCCGACTGTTGGAACTCCACCAGGATTTCGGTGGCCCGGGCGTGTTTGATGGCGTTGGCCAAGAGCTCCTGCAGAATGCGCAGCAGGTTCATGTGGTGCCTGGGGAACAGGTGGATGGCGTGGGTGTCGTCGATGTCGTATTGGAAATCCAAATCCAGGCTGCTGATTTTGGATTCCAGGTCGATGCAGTAATCAAAGATGGCCGATTGGATGTCGCCCGTGCTGTCCACGTCGGTGTTGATGATCAGGCGCAAATCATCCAGGCAGCTTTTGATTTGGGCTTCCATGTCCACGGGTGTCAACACGCCTTGCCGGGCACTGAACAAAGTGGCAATCAGGCGAGAGCCGATGCCGTCGTGCACGTCTTGGTAGATGCGTTCACGCTCGAGGTTGGCCGCGCTTTGCCTTTGCAGTTTGGATTCGTTGTAAAAACTGATCTTCAATTGCCTTTCTTTTTCAATCAGGGCCCGCTCGAGTTCTTGGTTGTTGGAGGCTATTTTTTTCATGTACTCCATCCTCTCTTCGAGCCAGATTTGGGCCATGACGATCAGCATGAAGGGCAAGCCCAAATGGATGAAATACACGTGCTCGGAGACAAAGAAATAAGCCATCCAAGAGGATGGGTTGAAGTCGAACGTGTGGATCAAACCCGTGAGGATCAGGTAATCGTGAAAACCAATAAAAATGGTGAGGAGAGATTGCACAAACAAGGCAGTGCTGGACCCTTTTTTCTCGCGCAGCGCGTAAAAACCCAGTTGAACCACGGCGTACAAATACACCACCAACAGTGGGAGTGACCAAAAGATGTTCAGGCTGTTTTCTATTTGGCCTTCAAAAAGTGCATAAAGAATGGCCGCGCTTGCGGCGTACAAGGCCAAGCACTGGCCTTGTGATGGTGTCAAAGGCCGATGGCAGTGCTTCAAAATGTGCAGCGGCAAAACCGCAAGCAATATGCCTTCCAATAGGTAGCCCGACAAGCGCCATGTTTTGTGCCACTCCAATGGCACGTATTCCCACATGGCCAGCGCGTACAGCGATGACCATGAAATGGTGATGATGCCCACGATGCCGTAACTGTTGCCGCTGCTTTTGGATGACCAAGCTCCGATCATGAAAAAACCCACCAACAAAGCAAAGAAGTGGGTGGCGCTGGCCAGCACGTGGGTGATGTAAAAGAGGATTTCGTACACCACCCGCACGTCGTGCGAATACCCCAAGTAGGCGCGAGGAATCAACCAAAAGGGTTCACGCGTGGAATTGACCACGGTCAATTCGTTGTCGCGGCCATCCCAATGGAGCAGCGCATTGGGCAACTGCAACAAGGTCGGTTTGTACCAGGCCCAGCGGGCTTTTTCGTCGGAAGTGGGAAAGTTCAACAACCAGACGCCGTTGATGTAGAAATCGCCCCCGTTGATGGCCTGAAAAAAAATCAGGCTGCGTGCGGAATCGCTGGCTTTTTCTT from the Limnohabitans sp. 2KL-27 genome contains:
- a CDS encoding fimbrial protein — protein: MNTKIWALTLATALAPLAASASDGTITFGGNLKTETCTITAPANFTVILPTVPVSSLATLYDQAGETQFSIAVSNCNASITGANVSFEDGPNVLSFDDTLKNTASSGAASNVELVIKTADGGATDLVSLGGIQYPQFTNNIFSNAGRLDFRVAYIATGLVTPGTVQSSVTYSMVYN
- a CDS encoding fimbrial protein, producing the protein MKHKLLALATAAAALSPMVASASDGTITFTGAVSAVTCTIGTPTFTVTLPTVSTSTLAQANDTAGTTRFVIAITGCNVGLTDANAYFEAGPNVDSSTGRLKSTGTAANVDLQLLTASGAAINLSKPYSEPQYTLQADNIVSGGAVLEYAVRYFATGVSTAGTVSSTLTYSVVYN
- a CDS encoding sensor histidine kinase, coding for MASFKKQLLQWSSLILFGSILVLALAVFHTLSGYNLQPISQAHVSIDSQAQSVTLPHFQSIEDRSELSHSTARFTFKLNETLSPEEKASDSARSLIFFQAINGGDFYINGVWLLNFPTSDEKARWAWYKPTLLQLPNALLHWDGRDNELTVVNSTREPFWLIPRAYLGYSHDVRVVYEILFYITHVLASATHFFALLVGFFMIGAWSSKSSGNSYGIVGIITISWSSLYALAMWEYVPLEWHKTWRLSGYLLEGILLAVLPLHILKHCHRPLTPSQGQCLALYAASAAILYALFEGQIENSLNIFWSLPLLVVYLYAVVQLGFYALREKKGSSTALFVQSLLTIFIGFHDYLILTGLIHTFDFNPSSWMAYFFVSEHVYFIHLGLPFMLIVMAQIWLEERMEYMKKIASNNQELERALIEKERQLKISFYNESKLQRQSAANLERERIYQDVHDGIGSRLIATLFSARQGVLTPVDMEAQIKSCLDDLRLIINTDVDSTGDIQSAIFDYCIDLESKISSLDLDFQYDIDDTHAIHLFPRHHMNLLRILQELLANAIKHARATEILVEFQQSDLMIELMVTDNGIGLPPHINVQAPGPSTTQGGRGLQGIALRTLQSGAIYTAKPVSQGTCIHIQMPLISAP